The sequence below is a genomic window from Anopheles cruzii chromosome 3, idAnoCruzAS_RS32_06, whole genome shotgun sequence.
GGGCTCTGCTTAATAGAATAATACAATTTCCCAGTGGGATATTGCttcttccggctccggcgagAGAAACAATTTGCAAACCCCTGCGCCAGCCAAAGACACCCGGAGGGCGCGCGTTAAGCGCTTCCCGAACAGCGTTCCGAACCGATTCCGAGCATTAATCATTACGGGCGTCACTGGTGCCTGCAATCCTCCAGAAGATCATATATCCTCCACTCAAGAGTGGAGTCGGAGGTTTTTTCTTGCCCTCGCCTGGAGAGCATCCCGGCGAGCACACTCTGAATCGTTTTCTGTGTTTAATCGACCGATGATTTATCGCCCGGACcgccacgggccacggccGAAGAAGTTTCACCCAGCCTGGCGTATAATAATAGTTCTCGCGGGGATCGCGGACTTGCTTTTTTTCTGCAGTGTGCAGCCATCGTAAAGCACCGGTCTACGTAATATCAATTTTTAGATTGAATTACCAAAAGCAAAAACTTCCTGGCATCATCGAGCCCATCTTTCGCGGTCCGAATGTGCGAATTTCGCCATCTCATGCTCATTATGAACACGTTACACGGCTTATATAGTTCGGTAGCTGACGTGGTTCATCACTCGcaggcgcgcgcccgcgcgagCATTATTCGATGATGCTCACACATTTCGGGCTCATCCCGagctgatggcgatgatggggCTGCTGTGCCCCCGGGAGGGCAAACAAACGAGAGTGGGgctttaaatattgatttttcgcTTGAGCAGCGGCCCTCTCTCGAGTGCGTCACCTTTTATGAGGCTCCCCTAGGCGTTTAACATTCCAACGTAACAGGGTCGAGCGATGGAGCTTGTGGCGCGAGCTAATGCGTTCTGTTTCCGTCTTGCAGCAAACTCGGCCTGGGCAGGGTACGGCCGTCCACGAACCACCACAGGAAGCGGCTGGCGGAAGAGTCCCGGCATCACGGCCGGTCGGACGATTCGCACATGTATGTCATCAAGCTGCCCCCGAACCCGTACTACTACGCCCACAATGTGGCCCCGCAGAACAGCATCGCGGACGTTGGCAAGCAGGTAAGCCGGTCTCATCCCCCCTATTAGGTGCTAGCAAATTATGAGTTCTTCAATGACACACAATACGTACCCCGACGCAGGTTCCGGTTGGGTTTAAGTCGAACGGTAAACCGGCCCGGATCTACCACTGGAACATACCGGAGCTGAAGAAGATTCTCGGTGCGAAGCAAAGCCGCCACCCGAACTCGCGACGCCACGAAGACATCGACGAGCTGATCGACATCAAGGAGATCCCGACCTGGACCAAACCCTGGGAGGGGGCGCCGCGTGAAAAGTCGCTGCTCAAGGCGAAGCAGAGCGCTGCCGGTagccagaagaagaagttcCCGACCTACTACGCACCGGTCAAGAAGCAGACCGGGGGCAGCAAGTCGAAGAAGCACGCCAACGGCAAGTACAACACCGGCAGCAATGGCAAACCGCAGAGCTTCTACATTCTGGGCCAGGACAGCGAGAGCCGAACGAAGATCGTGAGTCACACGCAGACTGTGTAACTCGGGCACTGCTGGGAGCTTAGGGAGGTTTAGCCGGTTAAGGGTGTGTGGGAAGGATCCCTCAGTGCGCGTTCGGCGAAGCATGGCGTAGCTCGGCGCACTGATTAGTAGGGTGCCAAGAGTATAGGGACATTAGTTGGATCAAACGACAACGGTTGACGTCTCGCGGACGGTTTTATCTATTGACTCAACGGATAGACAGACCCGAATCTGAACTGAATAGGAAGTAGGGTTGATAAATTTTACTGGTTCTTCTAACACTTCTTAAGAACGGGCTGATGAATgagttttttcggttttgttttaatttatgatgAAAAGATGCGAACTTGCCGTGGAATCTTTGGGAATTAGAAAGTCTCCAATAATGTTTAACGATTCACAGCAATTCAGCAAGAATAACGAATAACGATCGATTGCTTTAGTGAAGCAACTACTATAAGGCTTATAATATTTTCGGTCATTGTCTAACGCGTTCAAAATATGCTTTACATAACATTCACACGCGCTGATAAGAAGAAATTGTACGATGTAAGGAAACCCAAACGCTGCTACTCGACTCGACTATTATTTGGgcataatatttatttttagcttCACAGCTTAATCACTTACCCAAAACACGGTAtttgaaaaccaaaaacgaCACTCATTTTACACATCAACCTTAACTACCACACTTTTCAAATAGTTGCATTCGAACATGGAATACAACAGTGAAACAAGGCACACCCAAGGAAAGCAGATTGTCCCGATGCCGGTGGCATGTGCTTGTAAATAGCAATAAAGTTATATCATGAAAGCTGCAAGAAAAACTTTCTTAACGAGTTTGACAACGTCTTGTAATACTTTCGGGCGAACAATAAAAGGAATGCTTAAATAAAACGGTTCGTGTTTCGCTCATTCCCACAATTCTTTCTAACCGTCGAACCAAATGAAATCTTTCTAACCGTCGAACCAGGTTCAAATAAAACGGTATAGAACGAAAGAACTAACGATGTACTAGTTTTCCTCCTTTtctaaatattttatttaaatgatcATTTCGTAGTTTCCTAACGCCGGGGCGAAAAACATCCGGATCATTGAAATGTGAAACGATCGCGACTGAAGCAGGATTGAAACTCGGCTAAACGAAAAACGCTTTAGAAGGCACACAACCAAAAACGCTTCACGCCGTAAGGACAAAACGCTACAAGCTCAGAGTGGAATCCCAAACAAGGAGTTTCTGCGGAGTGTTCTTCCTTTTCCAACCATCAAAGTACGCACGGCAAGAATCATCGCATCTTCCACCTTTCTTCGCTTTCAAATCTCCAGTTAACTTTATTTGTCATTGCACTAAGTACGTACATTAAAAGAGTAACGTTAAATTAGCATATTCACAAACATGGTACACCACTTCCGATCGGACAGACAACCGCCACTGAGTCAGCAGTCGGTCTTTACACTAACACGCGGCGGTACCCTTTCTACATAATTCTCGTACCCCTTTCCGAATCACATCGTTTAGCTTCCCTTGAACCTCCCCTTCTTGACTGGTTGTTTTTGGCGTGATGCTTTCGTTGCGGGACCAAGTTGTCGCGCTTAAACAAAACACTCTCCCAAAGAATCTCGTGTGAATgcttctctgtgtgtgtgtcctacTGTTTCTAGCCTATCCTCCTTCTAGTGCCCTGTTCCATCCACAGAGTGACCCTCTCTGCTCACTGCTGCTGATTTTCGTCAACCgggccgtttgttttcgttgtagGAACTTTCTGCAGGACACCGTCTTCTAGCTTTTCAAACACCCATCCACCCTGGCCATCGAACTGCAGGATGTGAGTGTGGAATTTCCTGTGGGAAAAGACAGTGGGAAAGCGATCAGTCAGGATTCTCGAGTGGTGGAAGAAACGTGGTCTCACCACAAGGTGGGACGATGGGTGATGGTTAGAAGCGTGATGTCCATCGATTTGGCCGTTTCGTAGATGCAGCTTTCCACGTCGATCGAAACGGCACTGGTGCATTCGTCCAGCAAGGCGTATTTTGGTCTGCAAAAcggcaagaaaaacaagagATTTCAATAAGACTGCTCTTCAAAATTAGCCACCAGAAAGCGCGTACCTATGGTAGAACAACCGAGCGATGGCCATCCGCTGCTTCTCCCCACCGGAAAGAGTATCCTTCCAATCGCGAATTTCATCGAAGCTATCCCTGCAAGAGACAAGAGCGGTGAGCAACACGCTATAGAACTGTGGGGTCCCAGCGAAAGCCGGTTGGACGCCGTCGTTACCTATCAAGGATATGCTCCAGGGAAACCATGCGCATGATCTCACGCAGCTGAAACTCGGTGATCTTCTTCGCCTCCATGTCCTTCCGCGTGTCCGGGTAGATGACCTGGTCGAGCAGCGTGCCGCACGACATGTACGGGCGCTGGGGAATGTAGAACATGCTCGGCTTGCCCTCGAACGCCTTCGGGATGCGCAGGGTGCCACCGTAGATGGGCCACAGGCCGCTCAGGATGCGGAACAGGCTCGATTTGCCGCACCCGTTCGGGCCGGTGATGAGCAGATGCATGCCCGGGGCGAGCGTCAGACTGATGCTCGGCACGACGATGTCACAGTTCGGTGTCACCACCGGGACGTTCTCGAGCGAAATTGTACTATCTTTGGCGTCGGTGGAGAACACGATGCGCCCCTTGGCAACCGGCTGGCCATCGCGGAACTCCAGGATACCGTCCAGGTTGCGCTCCTCGGTGTAGAGCGTCGTCTTGCGGTAGATCCCACGGTTGACCTCGTCGAACACCTCGAACATGCCGGCGACGCGGCTCGTGTAGCCGGCGAGCGCCACAATCTCCTTGTACGACGACATCAGCCGCTCGATGGCATCCGCACCGCTCAGCAGCAGGTTGCGGGCCGTCGTGAAGTACTGCGTTCGCTCGCTGACGCCCTGCTCGTCCGACTTGATCAGGTTGGAGTGCTCGGGCGTGGTGGGCATGTTGGAGGCCCCGACCGTCAGGATGGGTAGCGAAACCATCACCATCCCCGTTCCGGACCAGACGTACTTCATGAAGAACTGCTCCAGCATGATGAACCACAGTTTCTGCGTGAAGATCGAGTTCATCTGCGTCACCAGTCGCGAGTACGCTTCCCGTAGCTGCGAGTGTTCCACCTACGGCGAGCAAAGGGTTAGGCAAGGGCCACCAGGAACTGGACTGGAAAGTTGCACCTACCTTATGGCCACCGTAGAACGCAATCTCCTCCGCGTTGGTGATGATCTTCGAATGCACGTGGCGCAGGTAGCCGGTCCGGTTCGCTTCCTCGGCCACCAGCTGCCCAAACTTGGGCGACACTATCCGCAGGATGTGCGCCGTCGTGCCGATCACGATGGTGGCCAGCGCCGGGCCCATCACAATGTTGGCCTTCATTCGCCGGGACGAACGGGCCATTGCGAtgccgatcagcagcagatcgAAGCAGGGCTTCGTTAGCGAGCTGTACAGGTGCGCTACCGAGCTCGAGAACGTCGAGATGTCGTCCGTTAGCCGGTGGTCCGCGTTCTCTATCCGACCGTCCAGGTTGGACACTTTGTAGTAGGTCTCGTTCTTGAAATACATATCGTACGCATGGTTCACTAGCCGGGTTCTGCGGAGTTGGTAGTGGGAAGAATAAACATCGAGATGATCATTAGCGAGCGACGAAGAAgcgggccaccgggaccggattCAAACAGGTTCGGGctccgcagcagcaaggaAAGGACACCGCCGGGGCGAGAGTGGATCACACTTGGTCCCGTTTTTTATGCATTTCGTTTCACCGTGACCTTTCTTCACCGCACCaaccccacaaaaaaacccacgcCACCACTCaaggccgggtcgggccgcgCTGAGTTAGGAGGATGCAAAATATGAATCCATTAACAGTCGCCGTGGTCGCCGCGCCATCGGGCGGCGCTGCTCATATCGGTCCCATCGATGTCCATCGatgggaacaaaaaaaactagtTTCACGAACCGCGaagaccggcggcggcctctgGCGGACCTCGAACACCCAAAACGAAGCCACAACATCGAAGCGCttctgcacgcacgcacggacgcGCATGTGACGCGCGCGCTATTAGCACCACCATTAACGCGCGTATTAAGGTGAAATTATATAGCATCACGCGGTGAGCGAGAGGCACTTTGGTCAATGCATTCATTTCGacccgaccgcccgaccgggAGGTTCCTGCGGGCCGGGAGGTATTTCGACCAACCATCGGGACAGTGTGATCGCTACGAAGATCAAGACGCGGCCGCGCACTTCGCTGTTACCTAATCGCACCTCAACGCATCGGTGAAAAGCCGACCACAAAAAAATTGCCAGCCCAGCGCTACCACAGCGCTACAGAACGAACGGCAAATCCGCAAATCCAAATCTCGTCCGCACGTCCGTAACAAGGTGAGCAGGGTTTGACGGGAAGATTGCAGAATTCTGCCCACCAGCCACCGCCCGCTTGGCTAACCTTCGGCCTCCCATAACCCGCTACCGTTACCGTGGTTGTGGGGTGAGCGGTCAGGTTGCGAAATAGTTAGAAACAACCCACGGGCAAGCGGAGGCCCGGGAGAGAAGAATGTTGACAGCCTTCAAGAATGTTTGGTTTTGGACCATAAATATATCCAAAcgcccgccggtcggccgttaGTCACTCGCACCGATCGCGGCGCAAAATCTGAGttcagagtgtgtgtgtgtgtgtgtgtgtgtgttgccagTCAGGCCTACCTCAAGCTTTTG
It includes:
- the LOC128270156 gene encoding uncharacterized protein LOC128270156 encodes the protein MRVVVCRANGTQTMVGRAAIVSRRTCSGFERLLRIVFGVVAVSAGMQLTQVAGETIGGAGPMQQALGQPSAPAQQVPVAKRVGKADRKATPITYIKPLPVVDGPNELLHHQPKQLLLLGGGPSTDDIAAGKTKPKNGGNRFAPKSLNLIPPKDLSNAELFSKLGLGRVRPSTNHHRKRLAEESRHHGRSDDSHMYVIKLPPNPYYYAHNVAPQNSIADVGKQVPVGFKSNGKPARIYHWNIPELKKILGAKQSRHPNSRRHEDIDELIDIKEIPTWTKPWEGAPREKSLLKAKQSAAGSQKKKFPTYYAPVKKQTGGSKSKKHANGKYNTGSNGKPQSFYILGQDSESRTKIVSHTQTV
- the LOC128275154 gene encoding ATP-binding cassette sub-family D member 1; protein product: MPTIISKFAKKSFDTLEGFGYSRELVSKGLVSGAIALYCLRLTYPVVRDKLAATKKCDTANGGGPLHQHHRNENNNLTKRPPPPPEDPEEKKRQIILEKRNRKARSKQPGLNVDFLLQLRQLIRIMVPRFLCEESGLLAVHTLCLVSRTFLSIYVASMEGAIVKFIVRKDMRNFVLMLLKWFGIAIPATFINSMIRYLENKLALAFRTRLVNHAYDMYFKNETYYKVSNLDGRIENADHRLTDDISTFSSSVAHLYSSLTKPCFDLLLIGIAMARSSRRMKANIVMGPALATIVIGTTAHILRIVSPKFGQLVAEEANRTGYLRHVHSKIITNAEEIAFYGGHKVEHSQLREAYSRLVTQMNSIFTQKLWFIMLEQFFMKYVWSGTGMVMVSLPILTVGASNMPTTPEHSNLIKSDEQGVSERTQYFTTARNLLLSGADAIERLMSSYKEIVALAGYTSRVAGMFEVFDEVNRGIYRKTTLYTEERNLDGILEFRDGQPVAKGRIVFSTDAKDSTISLENVPVVTPNCDIVVPSISLTLAPGMHLLITGPNGCGKSSLFRILSGLWPIYGGTLRIPKAFEGKPSMFYIPQRPYMSCGTLLDQVIYPDTRKDMEAKKITEFQLREIMRMVSLEHILDRDSFDEIRDWKDTLSGGEKQRMAIARLFYHRPKYALLDECTSAVSIDVESCIYETAKSMDITLLTITHRPTLWKFHTHILQFDGQGGWVFEKLEDGVLQKVPTTKTNGPVDENQQQ